The sequence GTCCGCCGGCAGGGACGCCTGGACCGCGAGCTGTGGGAGGGCGTCAAGCGCTCCGGCGCGCGCCGCGGCCTGACCTCCTCGGGGCTCCTCCTCGCCGCCTTCGCCGAGGTGTTGAGGAGCTGGTCCCGGCACCCGGCCCTGTGCATCAACCTGACGCTGTTCAACCGTCCGTCGATCCACCCCCAGATCCACGAGATCGTCGGCGACTTCACCTCCCTGACCCTGCTCGCCGCGGACTCCGCCGCGGACACCTTCGAGGCGCGGGCGCGAGCGCTCCAGGAACGGCTGTGGGACGACCTCGACCATCGCACCGTGAGCGGTGTCGAGGTTCTGCGCCAGCTGGCGCGGTCCCGGGGCGGCCAGGGGGGTGCGGCGATGCCGGTGATCTTCACCAGCACCCTCGGGCTGGATGCCCTGGAAGAGCAGCGGGGAGAGGCGGGAGAAGACCGCGCCGCGGGGCCCTTGGACGATCTCGAGGTGGTCTACAGCATCGGCCAGACTCCCCAAGTCTGGCTCGACCATCAGGTCTCGGAGCACGGCGGCACGCTCTATTACATCTGGGACGCGGTGGAGGAGCTCTTCCCCCAGGGGCTGCTGGACGACATGTTCCGAAGCTATGGAGAGCTGCTCCGGCGTCTGGCGTCGGAGGACGCAGCCTGGAGCTCTGCCGAGCCCTCTCCGCCGCCGCCGGAACAGCTGCGCCGCATCGGTGAGATCAACGCCACCGAGGAGGTCCTGCTGCCGGCGGATCCCCGTGGCGAGCTGCTCCACGGCCTGTTCGAGATGCGCGCCGAAGAGCGGCCGGAGGCGGTGGCGGTGATCGCCGCGGACCGGAGCTTGAGCTACGGCGAGCTCGACCGCCGGAGCGCTGCTTTGGCCCACGAGCTGGTGCGTCGGGGTGCGGGCCGCGGCGAGCTGGTGGCGGTGGTGATGGAGAAGGGCTGGCGCCAGGTGGTCGCGGTGCTCGGCGTGCTGCGCGCCGGTGCCGCCTACCTGCCCATCGAGCTGCCGTTGCCGCCGGAGCGGGTGCAGCAGCTGGTGCAGGAGGGCCGGGTGCGGGTGGTGCTGGCCGCGGAGGAGGACGCTCGCCCGGAGACGACGACCTTGGGCGAGCTCTCCGGCGCCGTGGAGATCCTGGCGGTGGCGGACGAGCCGCCGGCGGGGGAGGCTGCCGGGGGGCTCGCTACCGGAACGAAGCTCCCGCAGCTCGCGGATCCGGTGCGAGCCGGCGACCTCGCCTACGTCATCTTCACCTCCGGATCGACGGGCAAACCGAAGGGCGTGATGATCGACCACCGCGGGGCGGTGAACACCCTTCTGGACGTCAATCGCCGGTATTCCGTCACCGCCGAGGACCGGGTTCTCGGACTCTCCGCCCTGCACTTCGATCTCTCGGTCTACGACATCTTCGGGGTGCTGGCGGCGGGGGGCGCGCTGGTGCTGCCGGAGCCCGGTGCCCTGCGGGATCCGGGGCGCTGGGCGCAGCTGCTCGGCGAGCACCGGGTCACCCTGTGGAACACGGTGCCGGCGCTCCTGCAGATGCTCGTGGAGTATTTGGAGCCCCTTTCCGGTTCCTCGCTGTCCGGTTCCTCTTTAACGGGTTCCTCGCTATCGGGCCTGCGCCAGGCGTGGTTGTCCGGAGACTGGATTCCCCTGGACCTGCCGTCCCGCATCCGCGGCCTGGCGCCGTCCCTGGCGGTGCACAGCATGGGGGGCGCCACGGAAGCGTCGATCTGGTCCATCCATCACCCCGTCGGCGAGGTCGACCCGGCCTGGCGCAGCATCCCCTACGGCCGGCCCATGGCCAACCAGACGATGCACGTGCTGGACCAGAACCTGCGGCCCCGGCCGTATTGGGTGCCGGGAGATCTCTACATTGGCGGCATCGGCCTGGCTTTGGGCTATTGGCAGGATCCCGAGCGCACCGCGGCGAGCTTCGTCGAGTCTCCTTGGACGGGGGAGCGCCTCTACCGCACCGGTGACCTGGGTCGCTGGCGACCCGACGGCACCATCGAGTTCCTCGGCCGCGAGGACGATCAGGTCAAGATTCGCGGTCACCGCATCGAGCTGGGAGAGATCGAGGCGGTGCTCGAGGAGCATCCGAGGGTCTCCCGGGCGGTGGTCGCGGTGGCCGGCGAAGCGGTCCTCGAACGCCGGCTGGTGGCTTACGCGGTGTGGACCGCTGAGGAGGCTGACTCGGCCCCCGGGGAGGGCCCTGCTCACGAGCCAGGGCACGAGCCGCGAGCCGTGCCGGGGACGGTGGTCGAGCTGCCCCCCAGGAAGCTCTCGAAGCAGCCGTCGGCCGTGGCCGGATCCCCTCACCGGCTCGCCAGCGAAACCCCGAGCCGCAAGGCCCTGGAAGCCTTGCTCGGCTTGTTGGCCGGACGAGACGACGCGGAAGCCCCGCTGCCCCGCTATCTCTACGGCTCCGCCGGCAGCCTCTATCCGGTGCAGACCTATCTTTGGATCGGCGACTCCCACATCACCGGCTTTGCCGAGGGGGCCTACTACTACCACCCCCGGCTCAATGCGCTGATCCCCATCTCCGGAGCTTTGGCGCCGGAGGGTTGGCGGGAGGTGCCGGCGACCTTGGTGTTGGTGGGCCGCGCCGCGGCCAACGAGCCCATCTACGGGCCCTGGGCGCGGGAATTCCGGGTGCTCGAGGCGGGCTACATGCTCGATCTCCTGGAGGGCGGCGGTCTGCCCATGGCCCGGCGCCAGGTTCCGGCGGCGACGACGCTGGCCCCGGTCTTCAGCCTCCAGGACGGCGACGAGCCGCTGGTGGTGTTGGAGCTGGGTAGCGCCTCCGCGGAAGGGGACGGGGCACCGGCGGAAACCTCCTCTGCGACCCTCTCGGGCATCGCTTCCCTCGCCGCCGGCGGCGGCACGGAGCTGCCGGATCTGCTCGACAAGCTCGAGTTCAAGCTCTCGGAGCCGGGGATTCGCCGGGATCTCGATGCCGCTGCCGCCGTCCGCTGGGAAGCGCCGTTGCCGGCGGACGAGCTGTTGGTGAATCGGCGCACCCACCGGACTTTTCGCCGCGCCTCCTCTGGCACCTCCTCTGGCGCAGCCGTGTCGAAGGCCGCTCTGGCGCTGGCTTTGGAAGCTCTCGCCGATCCTTTCTTCGAGGTCGTGGTCTGGGTTCGTTCCGGCGGGGTCGAGGGATTGGCCGGCGGCGTCTATCGGCGGATCTCCTCCACCGGTGCTCTGGAGGCTACGGGAGACGCCCGGGAGCTACCGCCCCAGGCCTACGCCCCGGGCAACCGGCCGGCCCTGGAGGCCGCGGCCTTCGCCTGCTTCCTGGTCGCTCGTTCCGCGGGCGGCGACCGCCTGCAGGAAGGGCTGCTGGCCGCCGGTGCGGCGGCCCAGAGGGCGATGGTGGCGGGGGTCGGCGACGAGCTGGGATTCTGCCCCATCGGGAGCGTCGAGCGGCAACTGATGGCCCCGATCCTCGGTCTGGAGGAGGGGGACGAGGTGCTGCACAGCCTGGTGGGCGGCGCGGTGCCGTCGGAGGACCGGACCTCGGAGGTTTGGGCGCCGGAGCTCATCGAGCACCTGGCTCAGCGGCTGCCCCCCTACATGGTGCCCAGCGCCTTGCGAATTCTCGATCGGCTGCCCCTCACCGCCAACGGCAAGGTGGACCGCAAGGCGTTGCCGCGCATCGACGCCGCGCCCAAGCCCCACGGTGGCGAGGACTTCGTGGCTCCCCGCAACACCCTCGAGACGCAGGTGGCGGGAGTGCTCGCCGAGGTGCTGGGGGTCGAGCGGGTGGGCATCTACGACAACTTCTTCGAGCTCGGCGGCAACTCGGTTCATCTGGTGCGGGTGCACGCCCGGCTGCGCGACCTCCTGGGTCGCGAGATACCGCTGGTGGAGCTTTTCCGGCACACCACCGTGGCGGCGCTGGTGGAGCACTTGAGCGGCGCCTCCGCCGCGGAGCCCTCGGCTCGGCAGCAGGAGCGGGCGGAGCGCGCGGAGGAAGCGGACCGCCAGCGGCGGGCCGAGGGACGCAACCGCCTGGCCCGCCGCCGCCGCCGAGCCCAGGACGACGAATGAAGAGCTTGATCAAGGAAGGGACGCGAGAGTCATGGATCCACTGAGCGAGACGCCCCAGGAAAGGGCCTCGGCCCCCGCGGCCGCCGAGGACTCCTACACCGGGTTGGAGATCGCCGTCATCGGCATGTCCGGCCGGTTTCCCGGCGCCCGGGATCTGGATGAGTTCTGGCAGCTGCTGCGCGCCGGTGAGGAAGCCATCCGCAGCTTCTCCGACGACGAGCTGCTGGCGGAGGGGATTCGCCCCGAGACCCTCGCCGACCCCTCCTACGTCAAGGCCGCCGGGATGATCGAGGACGCCGACGCCTTCGATGCCGAGCTCTTCGGCTACAGCCCCCGCGAGGCGGAGGTCATCGATCCCCAGCACCGGCTCTTCCTGCAGGCGGCGTGGGCGGCGCTGGAGGACGCCGGCTACGACCCGGAGCAGGCTCCCGGCGCCGTCGGGGTTTTCGCCAGCGCCACCCTCAACAACTATCTGCTCGCCATTTACCAGAGCTGGATGGCCCAGGGCGCCGCGCGGGATCTGCAACCGCAGCTGGGCAACGACAAGGACTATCTGGCGACCCGGGTGTCGTACAAGCTGGGGCTCAGCGGACCGAGCATCTCGGTCCAGAGCGCCTGCTCTTCTTCCTTGGTGGCTTTGCATCTGGCCTGTCAGTCCCTGCTCGCCGGAGATTGCCGGCTGGCCCTGGCCGGCGGGGTGTCGGTGCAGGTGCCGAGGAAGGCGGGCTACTTTCATCAGCCGGGGGGCATCTTCTCGCCCGACGGCAAATGCCGGGCCTTCGACGCCGCCGGTGAGGGCACCGTCTTCGGCAGCGGGTTGGGAGTGGTGGTGCTGGCCCGGCTGGACGACGCCCTGGAGGCCGGCGACCGCATCCTGGCGGTGATCAAGGGCTCGGCGGTGAACAACGACGGCAGCTACAAGGTCGGCTTCACCGCCCCGGGGGTCGAAGGCCAGACCCAGGTCATCCGCGCCGCCCAGCAGCTCGCGGAGGTGTCGCCGGAGAGCATCGGCTACGTCGAGGCCCACGGCACCGGCACGCCCATCGGCGACCCCATCGAGGTCGAGGCTCTGACCACCGCATTTCGCCGCGGGACCGACCGTACGGGCTTTTGCGGGCTCGGCTCGGTGAAGACCAATGTCGGCCATCTGGGCAACGCCGCCGGCATGGCCGGCCTGGTCAAGGCCGTCTTCGCCCTGCGCCACGGCGAGCTGCCGCCGACCTTGCATTTCGCCCAGCCCAACCCCCACATCGACTTCGCCGGCTCGCCGTTCTTCGTGGTCGACAGCCTGCGTCCCTGGCCGCGGGAGGACGGTCCGCGGCGGGCGGGGATCAGCTCTTTCGGCGTCGGCGGCACCAACGCTCACGTGATTCTCGAGGAAGCTCCGCAGCGGCCGTCCTCCGGTCCTTCGCGGCCGTCTCAGGTCTTCGTCCTGTCCGCGCACCGGGAGCAGGCGCTGGAAGAATCGAGCCAGCGGCTGGGCCGCCTGCTGGAAGAGACCTCGGAGGATGAGCTGCCGCTGGCGGACATCGCCTTCTCCCTGGCGCGGGGACGGCGGAAGCTCCGCCACCGCAGCTTCCTGGTGGCGCAGGATCGGAACCAGCTGGCGCGGCGGCTGCTGGGGGAGGGGCCCGGCCCGGTGCCCCGGCGTCTCGAGGAGCGTAGGAAGCGTCCGGTGGTCTTTCTCTTCCCCGGTCAGGGCGGATCGCTGGCAGGGGCCGGGGTTGAGGTCTATCGTCACGAGCCGGAGTTCCGGCGCTCCCTGGACCGCTGTTTGGAGATCCTCCAGGACCTGATGGCGGAGGACTTGCGGCCCTGGTTGCTGGCGGACGGCGATCGGCGGGAGGAGGCTGCGGAGCGGCTGGCTCAGACTCGTTGGGCCCAGCCGGTGCTCTTCGCCGTCGAATATTCGCTGGCGCAGCTGTTGGCGAGCTGGGGCATCGAGCCTCAGGTGCTGCTGGGGCACAGCCTGGGAGAGATCACCGCCGCCTGCGTCGCCGGCGTCTTCGATCTGGAGGACGCCCTGAAGCTGGTGGTCGAGCGCGGCCGGCTGGTCCAGGGGCTGGAGGAAGGGGCCATGCTCAGCGTCTCCATGGAGGAGGACGAGCTGGCCGCGGAGCTCCCCGAAGAGATCTCGGTGGCGGCGGTCAACGGCCCGCGGATGGTGGTGGTCTCGGGGCCGGTGGCGGCCGTCGAGGAGCTTCGGGAGCGGCTTGCCGGTCGCGGTGTGGCCTGTCAGCGGCTGGCGTCGAACCGGGCCTTCCACTCGCCGGTGATGGACCCGATCCTCGGACCGCTTCGTTCGCTGGTGCGCTCGCTGCCGCGGCATCCTCCCCGCCACCGCCTGCTGTCCAACGTCACCGGCGCCTGGTTGACCGACCAGCAGGTGACGGACCCGGAGTATTGGGTCGAGCAGCTGCGCCGGACCGTGCGTTTCGGGGATGCCTTGG comes from Acidobacteriota bacterium and encodes:
- a CDS encoding amino acid adenylation domain-containing protein codes for the protein DWPAERQQERLLELRQEMSHQILPADRWPLFDIRACHLDDARTRVFLSFDLLIGDGWSWRVLGREIARLYAEPQASLESLELSFRDCVLAQEALRGTELYRRDQDYWRGRLDTLPPAPALPLARSPREVERPSFVRRQGRLDRELWEGVKRSGARRGLTSSGLLLAAFAEVLRSWSRHPALCINLTLFNRPSIHPQIHEIVGDFTSLTLLAADSAADTFEARARALQERLWDDLDHRTVSGVEVLRQLARSRGGQGGAAMPVIFTSTLGLDALEEQRGEAGEDRAAGPLDDLEVVYSIGQTPQVWLDHQVSEHGGTLYYIWDAVEELFPQGLLDDMFRSYGELLRRLASEDAAWSSAEPSPPPPEQLRRIGEINATEEVLLPADPRGELLHGLFEMRAEERPEAVAVIAADRSLSYGELDRRSAALAHELVRRGAGRGELVAVVMEKGWRQVVAVLGVLRAGAAYLPIELPLPPERVQQLVQEGRVRVVLAAEEDARPETTTLGELSGAVEILAVADEPPAGEAAGGLATGTKLPQLADPVRAGDLAYVIFTSGSTGKPKGVMIDHRGAVNTLLDVNRRYSVTAEDRVLGLSALHFDLSVYDIFGVLAAGGALVLPEPGALRDPGRWAQLLGEHRVTLWNTVPALLQMLVEYLEPLSGSSLSGSSLTGSSLSGLRQAWLSGDWIPLDLPSRIRGLAPSLAVHSMGGATEASIWSIHHPVGEVDPAWRSIPYGRPMANQTMHVLDQNLRPRPYWVPGDLYIGGIGLALGYWQDPERTAASFVESPWTGERLYRTGDLGRWRPDGTIEFLGREDDQVKIRGHRIELGEIEAVLEEHPRVSRAVVAVAGEAVLERRLVAYAVWTAEEADSAPGEGPAHEPGHEPRAVPGTVVELPPRKLSKQPSAVAGSPHRLASETPSRKALEALLGLLAGRDDAEAPLPRYLYGSAGSLYPVQTYLWIGDSHITGFAEGAYYYHPRLNALIPISGALAPEGWREVPATLVLVGRAAANEPIYGPWAREFRVLEAGYMLDLLEGGGLPMARRQVPAATTLAPVFSLQDGDEPLVVLELGSASAEGDGAPAETSSATLSGIASLAAGGGTELPDLLDKLEFKLSEPGIRRDLDAAAAVRWEAPLPADELLVNRRTHRTFRRASSGTSSGAAVSKAALALALEALADPFFEVVVWVRSGGVEGLAGGVYRRISSTGALEATGDARELPPQAYAPGNRPALEAAAFACFLVARSAGGDRLQEGLLAAGAAAQRAMVAGVGDELGFCPIGSVERQLMAPILGLEEGDEVLHSLVGGAVPSEDRTSEVWAPELIEHLAQRLPPYMVPSALRILDRLPLTANGKVDRKALPRIDAAPKPHGGEDFVAPRNTLETQVAGVLAEVLGVERVGIYDNFFELGGNSVHLVRVHARLRDLLGREIPLVELFRHTTVAALVEHLSGASAAEPSARQQERAERAEEADRQRRAEGRNRLARRRRRAQDDE